The Rosa chinensis cultivar Old Blush chromosome 7, RchiOBHm-V2, whole genome shotgun sequence DNA segment TGTAGGAAGGCTCCAATCTGGTTTTCAAAAGAAATCTGAAATTCTTAAGATTAGTTTATTGGTTcaaaattactttatcatatgAGTATGAGGTTTTAGTTTCAGAATTGGTGCCATGTTCTTTTTCGAATCTCTCTGTTCATGGATATTACAAACTCGATCTCAACAATTTGAGGAAATGGTCCTGTACGTTTTCCGGCATTTTCTATCCAAATGTGTTGTAGAATGGATAGCTTCATTAGCCCCAAATAGAAAATAAGAGGATCTTTATGATTAATTTGTGACCCTTGCTTGGGTTGTTTAAGCAACAAGCTGCAAATCAAGATGGACGAAAATGCCAAGTGTGTACCGCTCAACTGTTAATTCTTCTGAAAATAACAGCCATCTAAGCTTCAATCCCGCCACCAAATAATGTTGACTTATTCACTTAGTATCTCAATATGGTGAACGCTAGCTAGTAGTCGTCCAATAATAGCTCATAAAGCCAGAGATGGTCCATAACTGCATGTTATTAGTTTTTCATCTGCTTAATTTTGATATGTCTTCACTTTTTCAGGCAGATTCTTCTACGTCCAAGGCAATGTGATGAAAATCTTGTGGAGCAGTTATCAATGCACTTGGCTGTTGCAGATGCTTCAGGATTGCCAGCTGGGTGGAGTAGACTTGCCCACTTTAGCTTTACCTTGGTTAATCAACTTGACGGCAAGAAGTCCATAACAAAATCTACAAAGGGTATTTCTTTACTACTGTTCTATAGAAAGAACACACTGTATGTACAGGATATTACACACAGTGTGTATTTCTTGTTTGTATTATTAGCATTATCTCTTGACCTTGATTGAATTCGTATTTCATTTACACATTTCTGTAGTAACTTACAAATTTGAGTTGATTTGTTCGTCATTGTTTCTTTGTACCTGCTGATCCATCTTGTGTtcttgattgtttttgtttttgttcatagGCACTGTACTGTTCAATGAATATCAGAGTGAGTTGGGCTTCAAGCCGTTCGTGCCTGCTAGTGAGCTTTATGACTGGACTGCTGGTTATCTTGTGAGCAACAAGTGTATTATAAAAGCAAAGGTTGCAAGCCCAATTGTTAAAATTGAAGACCCCGGAACTGAGAATACCTCAAAGAAAGAATCCAACAGGAAGGAGCCTTCAAATGTGAATTCTGGGCAAGCTCAAGTTTTTTCAGCATTTCCTAAGACTCAGGTGGCTGCCTTACACGATACTCCAACTTCTGAACCATTTTGCACCAAGGTTACAACCCCAACCGATATTGTTGAAGACCTGGGAACTGGGACTTCCTCAGAGAAAAAATCCAACAGGGAGGAACCTTCAAATGTGAATTCAGCTCAAGTCTTTTCAGCCGCACCTAAGACAATCTCTTCTGAACAGGTGGCTGACTTACAAGATACAACAGCTTCTGAACCATTTTGCATTAAGGCTACTAATGATGGCAAGGCTGGCCCTTCTGTAGTTGAGAAACTTGGTGGAGTCTTCACCAGTCACCACCCCATCGCTTATAGAATTCAGGGGTTTAGGGCTCATAGATAAACATTTTGTTCCACTGCTTGAGGAAGTCTGTTCATGGCACCCTTCATTGATTGAATGCCAGAAGAACAGATCTCGTACATTTAGTGAATGTGCATTCAAATCTTTGGGTAAGCTACTGCATATTCTAAAGACTACCAAGGTCAAGGATATGACTGGGGATAAGTTTGCAGATATTCAAAAGTTGTGGGAAGAGCTTGATGTCTTCGGATTTGACTTGGCTTGGTTGAAGCCTTGTGTTCAATCTGTTTTGGGCAGGAAGAAATTTATCGAAATGTCAGGAAAAGTTACAAGACTGAGGGAGCATGTGGATGAGTTGGAGGTTGAATTAAAGAGACAGAGGACTGCACTAATTTCTGCTGAGGTGGATCTTGAGATGAAAAGAAGAGACTTGGCAGAGACCGACGAGTTAGATTTAAACTCTGAGCTGGGTTATGGAAGGAAATAGCCTCAATAGGCATGTCTGCTCATTAACATTTACATTGTGTTTAAGTACTTATGGTAGGAGTTAGGCAAGTTGGATCAGTGAAGTATTTAAATACTTGCCTTCTATCTTTGTTCTTTCAATGTTAAGAATGTAACAGTATACAATTCCTCCTCTGGAGCACTATTAAGTAGATGAACTCATTATTCTTTGGAtctggctcctctaaagtgaggagtgtgaatttacttcaatttcataaaatctcgACTCCTTAATCTATTGACACATCACTCTTCCACAATTTACGATTTTTCCATATAAACCACAATTTACTCCTTAGTCTACTTTGATTCCTAGAATGCAGTAACTAGTCCATAGCATGCTTCATATTTTGTTTGGTCCAAAACCCTCCCTTAAACCCTTCACCACCAAAATCACCAAAGCCTTCTTCTCCACTACACCAACCTCCACACCAACATTACTTCTAAAACGATGCAACTCCCTACTCCAAGTCAACCTCGTCCACCAACACATCCTCGTCCGCGGCGTCTCCCACTCCCTCACCGACCTCATCGCTGCCTACGTAGCCTGCAACGCTCCTTCACAAGCCTTGTCTGTCCTCGAACGCCTCGCCCCGCCGTGCCCCGCCACCGTCTACTGGTGGAACGTGCTTATCCGGAGCGCCGTGCGTTCTGGGTTTCTTGAAGACGTGCTCTGTCTCTACCGGAGAATGCAGAGACTTGGGTGGAAGCCTGACCATTATACTTACCCTTTTGTCTTCAAAGCCTGCGGCGAGCTTGGCTCGTTCCGGCGAGGCGCCTCGGTCCATGGGGCTGTGTGTGCGGCTGGGTTTGAGTCGAATGTGTTTGTTTGCAATGCGGTGGTGGCAATGTACGGCAGGTGTGGGGCTTTGGGAGATGCACGGAAGGTGTTCGACGAAATGCTTGAGAGAGGGATTGGGGATGTTGTGTCGTGGAATTCGATTACAGCGGTTTATGCTCAGAGTGGGGATTCAAAGAATGCGGTTGGAATGTTTGGTTTGATGACAGGTGATTTTCGTGTGCAGCCGGATGCTGTTAGCTTGGTTAATGTTCTTCCTTCATGCGCTTCGCTTGGGGAACCGAAGTGGGGGATGCAGATTCACGGTTATGCTGTTAAGAGTGGGTTGGCTGAGGATGTGTTTGTGGGGAATGCCGTTATTGATATGTATGCTAAGTGTGGGATGATGGATGAGGCAAACAATGTGTTTGATAGGATGAAGGATAAGGATGTGGTTTCGTGGAATGCTGTGGTAACTGGGTATTCTCAGGTTGGTAGATTTGAGAATGTTATTGGTTTATTTGAAAAGATGAGGGAGGCGAAGATTGAATTGAATGTTGTCACTTGGAGTGCTGTGATTGCAGGGTATGCACAGAGGGGACATGGTTACCAAGCACTGGATGTGTTTCGGCAAATGATGGCTTGTGGCTCTGAGCCGAATGTTGTGACACTTGTGTCTCTTCTTTCAGGTTGTGCCTCTGCAGGAGCACTAAATCATGGCAGAGAAACTCACGGTTATGCAATAAAATGGATGCTGAACTTGGAAGGTAATGACCCTGGCAATGATATTATGGTAATTAATGGTTTGATTGACATGTATACTAAATGCAAGAGTGCCAAAGTTGCTCGAACGATTTTTGATTCTCTATCACCGGACACAAAAAATGTGGTGACTTGGACGGTGATGATTGGCGGGTATGCCCAGCATGGTGAAGCAAATGAGGCACTTGAACTTTTCTACCAGATGCTAAGACAGAATTTTCCCTTAAAGCCAAATGGTTTTACTATATCTTGTGCCCTGATGGCCTGTGCTCGTCTGGGTGCATTGAGGTCTGGTAAACAAATTCATGCTTATGTACTACGCAATCAGTATGATTCTATGAAGCTGTTTGTGGCCAATTGCCTTATTGATATGTATTCCAAATCTGGAGACGTTGATGCTGCTAGAGTTGTGTTTGATAACCTGGAGCATCGGAATGAAGTTTCTTGGACTTCACTAATGACAGGTTATGGAATGCATGGTCGTGGTGAAGAAGCTCTACAAATTTTTGATGAGATGCAGAGACTGGGCCTGGTGCCTGATGCTGTAACATTTCTTGTTGTTCTCTATGCTTGCAGCCATTCTGGAATGATTGATGAGGGAATGAGATACTTCAATGGCATGAGCAAGAACTCTGGGGTTGTTCCTGGGCCAGAGCACTATGCTTGCATGGCTGACCTCTTGGGGCGTGCTGGTCGCTTGGATGACGCTATGAACCTGATCAAAAGCATGCCTATGGAACCGACCCCAATTGTATGGGTGGCCTTACTCAGTGCTTGCAGGATCCATGGCAATGTTGAACTTGGGGAATATGCTGCAGATCGGTTAACAGAGTTGGACTCAGAGAATGATGGTTCCTATACATTGCTTTCAAACATATATGCCAATGCCAAGCGTTGGAAAGATGTTTCCAGGATTAGATTGTTAATGAAACATACAGG contains these protein-coding regions:
- the LOC112175151 gene encoding pentatricopeptide repeat-containing protein At5g16860 — its product is MLHILFGPKPSLKPFTTKITKAFFSTTPTSTPTLLLKRCNSLLQVNLVHQHILVRGVSHSLTDLIAAYVACNAPSQALSVLERLAPPCPATVYWWNVLIRSAVRSGFLEDVLCLYRRMQRLGWKPDHYTYPFVFKACGELGSFRRGASVHGAVCAAGFESNVFVCNAVVAMYGRCGALGDARKVFDEMLERGIGDVVSWNSITAVYAQSGDSKNAVGMFGLMTGDFRVQPDAVSLVNVLPSCASLGEPKWGMQIHGYAVKSGLAEDVFVGNAVIDMYAKCGMMDEANNVFDRMKDKDVVSWNAVVTGYSQVGRFENVIGLFEKMREAKIELNVVTWSAVIAGYAQRGHGYQALDVFRQMMACGSEPNVVTLVSLLSGCASAGALNHGRETHGYAIKWMLNLEGNDPGNDIMVINGLIDMYTKCKSAKVARTIFDSLSPDTKNVVTWTVMIGGYAQHGEANEALELFYQMLRQNFPLKPNGFTISCALMACARLGALRSGKQIHAYVLRNQYDSMKLFVANCLIDMYSKSGDVDAARVVFDNLEHRNEVSWTSLMTGYGMHGRGEEALQIFDEMQRLGLVPDAVTFLVVLYACSHSGMIDEGMRYFNGMSKNSGVVPGPEHYACMADLLGRAGRLDDAMNLIKSMPMEPTPIVWVALLSACRIHGNVELGEYAADRLTELDSENDGSYTLLSNIYANAKRWKDVSRIRLLMKHTGIKKRPGCSWVQGKKGTTTFFVGDRTHPQSEKIYEILADLIKRIKGMGYVPETSFALHDVDDEEKGDLLFEHSEKLALAYAILTTPPGAPIRITKNLRVCGDCHTAMKYISMIIAHEIILRDSSRFHHFEKGSCSCRGYW